From the Micromonospora echinospora genome, the window AGGTCGGGACGCAGCGCGCAGGTGCTGTACGCCCACGACACGTAGTTCAGGTGGACGGCCTGGCCGCGAGGATCGCCGAGCGCCTCGGCCGAGGCCGCCGACATCTGGTACACCTCCAGCCAGTTCCGCCAGTGCGTCCACCGGTCGGAGAACCAGTGCATGGCGTCGGCGACCGCCATCACCTCGGCGTGCCGTCCCGCCCCGAAGGCCGTGCGCAGCGCGCCGAGCCAGTTCCGGCTCTCCTGCTCGATCCAGCGGCCGGCCTCCTCGGCCGAGGCCGGGCCGTGACCGGTCCCGCCGGTGTGGCCCGGCTCGAACCACCGCCCGGCGGCCACCGCGGTGTCGAGCAGCCAGGTGACCACGCGGTCCTCGCTCTCCCGTCGCGCCTGCGCGCTCTCCTCGGCGGCCAGCCGGGCCCGGGCGAAGAGCCGCATCAGGTCGTGGAACCGGTAGCGGCCGTCGGTGGCCGGCTGGAGCAGCCCGAGTTCCGCCAGTTCCTCCAGGGCCGTCTCGGTCGCCCGGACGCCCAGGCCGGCGGCCTGCGCGGCTAGGTCCAGGCCGGCGTCCGGGCCGGGGATCAGGGACAACCGCCGGAACGTACGGGCGGCGGCGACGGACAACTGCCGGTAGGAGAGCATGAACGGGGCCGCGATCTGGAGGTCCCCGGCGACCAGCAGGTCGAGCCGGTCGTCCTGGTCGGCCAGCCGGCGCAACAGGTACGCCACACTCCAGTCCGGACGGCTGAGCAGACGGTTGCCGGCGATCCGCAGCGCCAGCGGCAGGTGACCGCAGGCCCGCACGAGGCCGAGCAGCATGGCGTCCGGCTCGGCGGCGGCGCGGTCCGCTCCGATGATCCGGTGCAGCAGGGCGACCGCCTCGCCCCCGGTGAGGGTGGGCAGGGTGCGCCGCTCGACCGCCTCCAGGCCGGCCAGGGCACGCCGGCTGGTGACGATCGTCATCGTGCCGCCGGCACCCGGCAACAGCGGGCGGACCTGTGCCTCGTCGGCCGCGTTGTCGAGCAGCAGCAGGATGCGCCGGTCCCGCAGCAGCGCCCGGTACCGGGCGCTGCGTGCGTGCTCGTCGCCCGGCACCCCGGTCTCCTCCACGCCGAGCGCGGTCAGCAGCCGGAGCAGCAGGTCGTCCGGGCGTGGCGGGTCGGCGTCGAGGCCGCGCAGGTCGACGAAGAGCACACCGTCCGGGAACGACTCGGCGTACCGGGCCGCGGCCTGCACCATGAGCGCCGTCTTGCCCAGACCGGGTGGCCCGGACACGACCGCCACCACCGGGGTGCCCGGCCGGTCGGGCGGTTCGGCGCTGCGGGCGACGAGATCGCCCAACCAGCGCAGTTCGTCGTGTCGGCCGGTGAAGTCGGCGACGGTCCGGGGCGGGGCCAGCGCCGGGGCCGTCCGGGTGACGCGCCGGCCGGCACGGGCCGTCTCCCGCAGCGCGGTGGCCGCGCCGTCCGGCAGGTCCAGCGCCCGGACGAGCGCCTCGACGGTACGGCGTTGCGGCACCCGGCTGCGTCCCCGTTCCATGTCGCTGATCGCCCGGACGCTGATCCGCGACGCGGCGGCCAACTCCTCGATGGTCAGGCCGGTGTCGGTGCGGTGCCGGCGCAGCAGCAGGCCGAACCGGTTCGGCTCGGCGGCCGGCGGGTCGGGCCGGCCCGGTGCGGCCGGATGGCGTGGTGTCGCCTCCGCGTCGGCGTCGGGCGGTGGGCCACCGCCGGGGGAGCCCATCAGACGGGCGGCAGGATCGCCTCGTGGGCACGGCGCTCCGTGCGGGACGAGTCGATCACCTGCGGCACGTGCCCGATCATGCCATGCCTCCCGCGCCGCACGTCACCTGAGACGAGCAGGGAATCTGCGACCTCTCCGGCCGGCCCGGCGGGCTCGGCGGCCCCGTCGGGCCGGGGCGTCGGCGCCGGCGGTGCCGGGCCGCCGGGAAGGTCGTCTATATCGACGATGATCGTCCAGCGGTATGGTCGGCGTCTGTCTCGATCTCTCTGACCAGCCCGGAAGGGAGCTCCATGAGGAGCATCGTTGCCCGTGTCCTCGCGGTGGCGGGCCTGGCGCTCGCCGTCGTCGCGGTGCCGGTGGTGCCCGCGGTCGGCCCGGCCGTGCTCGGCACGGCGGCCCAGGCGGCGGGCCCACGGCCGGACTTCCAACTGCCGTTCCCCTGCGGGGAGTCGTGGCGGTTGGCCACCTACTACGGCCACGACGACTACGACATCGACATGACCTGGAACGGTGGCGCCAGCAGCGGTCGGCCGATCCTCGCCTCTTACAGCGGCACGGTGGCCTTCGCCGGCTGGGGCAACGGCGGTGGCTGGTACGTCGTCCTCGACCACGGTGCCGGTTGGCGGACGTCCTACCTGCACATGATCGAGGCGCCGCCGGTGCGGGCCGGCCAGTGGGTCGCTACCGGCCAGCAGATCGGCCGGGTCGGCAGCACCGGCAACTCCACCGGCCCGCACCTGCACTACGAGCAGACGCGGGACGGGGTCAAGACCGAGGCGTGGTTCAACGGAGTCCCGTCCGGCATCACCTCGGACGGGAGCCCGCACACCGGACCGCTCTACGTCTCCGGGCCCGTGTCGGCTCCCCGCAGCGTGGTCAGCAACAACTGTGGTGCGGCGGCCCGGCAGGTGTGGGAGGCGGCCAGTAACGCCGGCTGGCGGGCGCTGCCGGTCAGCGGCGCGGCCGGGCCGGTCGTCGGCTCGGCCACCGCCGCGATCGAGCTGAACGGCGTGAAGATCGTCTACACGGTGCAGGACGGCCGGGTGTACGAGGCGGCCAGCAACACCGGTTGGCGCAATCTCTGGACCGGCATCTCCGGGGTGAGCAACTCGGCGTTGGCGGCGATCGCCGTGGATGGTGTGAAGTACGTGTACACGGTGGTCGGTGGTTGGGTGCATGAGGCGTCGAGTGCGAATGGTTGGCGGAATCTGAATTCCGGGATTTCCGGGGTGAGTGGTTCGGCGTTGGCGGCGATCGCGGTGAATGGTGTGAAGTACGTGTACACGGTGGTCGGCGGTGTGGTGCACGAGGCCCACAGCGCCAACGGCTGGCGGAATTTGAACTCGGGGATTTCCGGGGTGAGTGGTTCGGCGTTGGCGGCGATCGCGGTGAATGGTGTGAAGTACGTGTACACGGTGGTCGGTGGCGTGGTGCACGAGGCCCACAGCGCCAACGGCTGGCGGAATTTGAACTCGGGGATTTCCGGGGTGAGTGGTTCGGCGTTGGCGGCGATCAGCGTGAACGGCGTGAAGCACGTCTACACCGTGATCGGTGGTGCGGTGCACGAGGCGGCCAGCGACAACGGCTGGCGCAACCTCAACTCCGGCGTACGCGGTTCGACCGTCTCCGCCCTGACGTTGAACGGCGTGAAGATCCTCTACGCCGCCTGACGGCGGGTCGGTCGGGCGGGGTCGGCGCACGACCCCGCCCGTCTGGCCGTCGCCCGTTCAGTCCCGCAGCGGGTACGGGATGAAGGTGCTGCGGTTCTCGTCCAGGTCGAGCCGCCGGCTGATCGGCGGCGCGGCCCGCTGGGGGCAGCTCATCCGCTCGCAGGTCTTGCAGCCCGGCCCGATCGGCGTCGCGGCCTCGGCGGCGTGCAGGTCCATCCCGGCCGAGTAGACCAGCCGGCCGGCGTGTCGGATCTCGCACCCCAACCCGATCGCGTAGGCCTTGCCGGGCTGGCCGTAGCCGCCGTGGTGGCGGGTGATCGTGCGGGCGATCCACAGGTAGCGCTGCCCGTCCGGCATGGCGGCGACCTGCGTGACCACCCGGCCCGGTGAGCTGAACGCCTCGTAGACGTTCCACAGCGGACAGGTCCCGCCGGTGCGGGAGAACGGGAAGCCGGTGGCGGACTGCCGTTTCGACATGTTGCCGGCCCGGTCGACCCGGACGAACGAGAACGGCACGCCCCGGGCCCGGGGCCGCTGCAGTGTGCTCAGCCGGTGGCAGACCGTCTCCCACCCCATCGCGAAGTGCTCGGTGAGCAGGTCGATGTCGTACCGGCGGCGCTCGGCGGCGGCCAGGAACTGCCCGTACGGCAGGATCAGCGCCGCGGCGAAGTAGTTCGCCAGGCCGACCCGGGTGAGGATCTGGGTCTGGGTGTCGTCGAACCGTTCCTCCTCGACGATCTCGTCGATCACGTCGGCGTACTCCAGCAGCGCGATCTGCGCGGCCATCCGCATCGCCTCCTGCCCGCCGCGCAGCGACGTGGACAGGTGCAGGGTCTGGGTCTGCGGTCGGTACCGGTGCAGTTCACCGCCGAGTTGGCCGGCCTCCTCGCGGGAGATCCGGATCCCGTGCCGCTGCGCCAACCGGTCCCGCAGGACGGCGCGGACCTCGCCCCGGCGCAGCCCGATCCGCGTGGCCAACTGCTCCGCCGCCTCGTCCAGGTCGGGTACGTAGTTCTGCCGCCGGTAGAAGAACTCGGTGACCTGGTCGTGCGGGCTGCGGCCGACCAGGTCCCGGTCGCCGACCAGCTCGGCGAGCTGTTCGTCGAGCTGCTGGTGACGACGGTGCAGTTCGAGCACCGCCTCGGCCGCCTCGGGCAGCCGGTTGGCCAGCTCGGTGAGGTCGGCGATGCCGACCCGGCCGCCCAGCGCCTCCCGCAGCCCGGCGACCAGCCGGGGCGTGTCGTGCGGGGCGAAGACGGTCGGGTCGACGCCGAAGACCTCGGTGATGCGCATGAGCACCGGGACCGTCAGTGGCCGGGAGTCGTGCTCGATCTGGTTGAGGTAGCTCGGCGAGATGTTCAACAGCCGGGCGAGATCCGCCTGACTCAGCGCGCGGTCCTGGCGCATCCGGCGCAGCCGGGCGCCGCCGAAGGTCTTGGTGATCGCCCTCACCTCCCCCTACGTCGGGCCTGGTCCGTCGACATTAACACCGCTGTAAAGATGGGTCTTCGCACGTTGGCAAAACGGCGCTCCTACTTTTCAATAATTGGCTTCTTCCGTCCCTCGACCCACCCGCCGGACCCGTGTGACCGTGGGCGGCACACCGATACACCGGCACCCGAGGGGAGCGAGGACCATGCAGACCGCGGTCGAGCAGTTGCGACACGTTTGGGAGAACGACCAGCGCTGGCAGGGAGTGCGGCGCAGCTACCGCGCCGAGGACGTGGTCCGGCTGCGCGGCGCGATCCAGGAGGAGCACACCCTGGCCCGGCACGGCGCGGAACGTCTGTGGCGCCTGCTGCACAGCGAGGACTACGTCCACGCGCTCGGCGCGCTCACCGGCAACCAGGCGGTGCAGATGGTCCGGGCCGGCCTGAAGGCCATCTACCTCTCCGGCTGGCAGGTGGCGGCGGACGCCAACCTCGCCGGACACACCTACCCCGACCAGAGCCTCTACCCGGCCAACTCGGTCCCGGCGGTGGTGCGGCGGATCAACAACGCGCTGCTCCGGGCCGCCCAGATCACCACCGCCGAGGGGGACACCGCCGGAACCGACTGGCTGGCCCCCATCGTCGCCGACGCCGAGGCCGGCTTCGGTGGCCCGCTCAACGCGTACGAGCTGATGACCGCGATGATCGCGGCCGGCGCCGCCGGCGTGCACTGGGAGGACCAGCTCGCCGCCGAAAAGAAGTGCGGCCATCTGGGCGGCAAGGTGCTCGTCCCCACCGGGCAGCACATCCGCACCCTGGAGGCGGCGCGGCTCGCCGCCGACGTGGCCGGGGTGCCGACCGTCGTCATCGCCCGGACCGACGCGCAGGCCGCCACGCTGCTCACCACCGACGTGGACGAGCGGGACCGGCCCTTCGTCACCGGCGACCGGACCGCCGAGGGCTTCTACCGGGTCCGCAACGGCATCGAGCCGTGCGTCGCCCGGGGGCTGGCGTACGCCCCGCATGCCGACCTGCTCTGGATGGAGACCAGCACCCCGGACCTGGAGGTCGCCCGCCGCTTCGCCGAGGCGATCAAGGACCAGTACCCGGACCAGCTCCTCGCCTACAACTGCTCGCCGTCGTTCAACTGGCGCAAGCACCTCGACGACGCGACCATCGCCAAGTTCCAGCGGGAGCTCGGGCACATGGGGTACAAGTTCCAGTTCATCACCCTGGCCGGTTTCCACGCCCTGAACTACTCGATGTTCGACCTGGCGCGCGGCTACGCCGCCGACGGCATGCCCGCCTACGTCGGGCTCCAGGAGCGGGAGTTCGCCGCCGAGGCGGCCGGCTACACCGCGGTCAAGCACCAGCGTGAGGTGGGCACCGGCTACTTCGACCTGATCAGCACCGTGCTCAACCCGGCCGCCGAGACCACCGCCCTGCGCGGCTCCACCGAAGAGGAGCAGTTCGCGTGAGATACGAGATCATCGGTCCGCTGGCGGACCGCTTCGACGAGGTCCTCACCGCCGAGGCGCTGGAGTTTCTGGTCGCGCTGGACAGCGAGTTCGCCGCCCGCCGGGTGGCGCTGCTGGACACCCGGCGGGCCCGCCGGGCCCGGTACGCCACCGGCCAGTTGCCCGACTTCCTTCCGGAGACCGCGCACGTCCGCGCCGATCCCACCTGGCGGGTGGCCCCGCCCGCCCCGGGGCTGGTCGACCGGCGGGTGGAGATCACCGGGCCGACCGACCGCAAGATGACCGTGAACGCGCTGAACTCCGGGGCCCGGGTGTGGCTCGCCGACTTCGAGGATGCCACCGCCCCCACCTGGGACAACGTCATCGGCGGCCAGCTCAGCCTGATCGACGCCCTGGACCGGCGGATCGACTTCACCGACGCGCGCGGCAAGCGGTACGCCCTCGGCGAGGACCTGGCGACGATCGTGGTCCGACCGCGTGGCTGGCACCTCGTGGAGAAGGGGATCGCGGTCGACGGGCGACCGGTCTCGGCCAGCCTGGTCGACTTCGGGCTCTACCTCTTCCACTGCGCGCGCCGGCAACTCGACGCCGGGGCCGGCCCGTACTTCTACCTGCCGAAGCTGGAGACCCACCGGGAGGCGCGGCTCTGGAACGACATCTTCGTCTTCGCCCAGCACTACCTGGGCCTGCCGGTCGGGACGATCCGGGCCACCACCCTGATCGAGACGATCACCGCCGCGTTCGAGATGGAGGAGATCCTCTACGAGCTGCGCGAACACTCGGCGGGACTGAACGCGGGCCGGTGGGACTACATCTTCAGCGTGATCAAGAACTTCGGGCAGTGGCCGGACTTCGTCCTGCCGGACCGGTCCGAGGTCACCATGACCGTGCCGTTCATGCGCGCGTACACCGAGCTGCTGGTGCGGACCTGCCACAAGCGGGGCGCGCACGCCATCGGCGGGATGGCCGCGTTCATCCCCAGCCGTGACCCGGCGGTCAACGAGACCGCCCTGACCCGGGTGCGGGCCGACAAGCAGCGCGAGGCCGACGCCGGATTCGATGGTTCCTGGGTGGCCCATCCGGGCCTGGTCGGGGTGTGCCGTGAGGTGTTCGACGGGGCGCTCGGTGACCACCCGCACCAGCTCGACCGCCTCCGCGAGGACGTGCAGGTCACCACGGCCGACCTGCTGGCCGTCGACAAGACCCCGGGCCAGGTCACCGCCGCCGGGCTGCGGTCCAACGTCGCGGTGGCGCTGCGGTACGTCGACGCCTGGCTCGGCGGCACCGGCGCGGTGGCACTGTGGAACCTGATGGAGGACGCGGCGACCGCCGAGATCGCCCGCTGCCAGGTGTGGCAGTGGACGCACCACGGCACGCCGCTGGCCGACGGCGGCTGCGTCACCGGGGACCTGGTCCGGTCGATCCTCACCGAGGAACTGGCCGCCCTGGTCGAGGGACGGGACGACGCCGGACGGGCGCGCGCCGAGGCGGCGGCGCGGATCATCGAGGACACCGCGCTCGGCGAGGACCTGCCGGCGTTCTTCACCACCGACGCGTACGCCCGGCACCTCGGACCGTCCCACCGGACCGGTGCCTGACCGCGAACCCGACCGACAGGGAGCCGGGGAGGGCATCGCCCTCCCCGGCTCCGCGTCTGCGGACGGCGGCCCGATCCCGCCTCGGCAGGTCAAGTTTTCGCCAAGATTCAAATGAAGGAATTTCATTTCGTCGGGGTGGGTAGCTAGATTGCCGCCGTGCGACCGCGCACAAGGGACGTCAGCTCGACACGGAGGGACCGCAACCCCTCCCACCGAGCCCCAGCCCTGGCGGGCCACCTCCCGCCCCCGGTACGACAACGACCGGGGCAGGGGGTCGGTTCGTGGCCCGGCGGGACGACGGCCATCGCCGGCACCAACGAGCTGGAAGGACACCGCAGATCATGGTTACGCCGACGTCGCAGACCGGCGGGCACGCGCCATCGCTCAGCGTCGTCATACCGACCTTCAAGGACGCCCAGAGCCTTGAGCTGACCCTGCGCTCGCTGAGTCGGCAGTCACTACCGGCCGACCGGTTCGAGGTGATCGTGGTGCGCGACGGTGGAGCCGAGGGGGCCGAGGACTACACCGCCGTGGCGGACCACGGCAAGTCCCTCGATCTCCAGATGGTCGCGCTTCCGGCCCGTGGTGGGCGGTCCGTGGCGCGCAACGAGGGGATCCGACGTGCCACTGCGGACACCATCCTGTTCCTCGACAGTGACTCGTACGCGACTCCGACCCTCCTCGAACGACACGTGGCCTTCCACGCCGCCTCGGGCACGCCCCACGTGTTGATCGGCCGGCGCAACGAACTCGGCCGGCGGCACCTCGACGCGGTGCTCGCCGGTGGGCCGGTCACGCCGGACTCCGACGTGCGCGCCGACGACGGGGGAGACACGCGCTTCCCCAACGGACTGCCGACGGGGGACCACTGGCTCGGTGCCATGTGGATGTTCGCGCACGGCCACAACATCTCCGCGCCACGCGAGGTGGTGACCGCGGTCGGCGGGTTCGACGAGGACTTCGGCACCCGCTGGGGGTGGGAGGACACCGAGTTGTTCTACCGGATCGACCGCCACCTCGGCCCGGAGAAGCGGGCGTTCCGGTACGACCCCGACGCGTTGGTCTACCACCTGCCGCACTACCGCAACATGCTGCAGAACCTCCAGGACTACACCGGCAACCGCAAGATGGTGCTGGCCAAGTACCCGACCATCGACTGGGAGTTCGTCGGCATCGTCGACACGATCTACTCGGCGGAGATCCTCGCCCGGTACCGGGAGGCCATCGCGGACTGTGTGGACCGGCAGGCATGCCGGGTCGCGCCCGCGTGGCGTTGGCTGCGGGACCGGCTGCCCGGTCCCCGGGTGTTGTGGGTCGGCACGGGCAGCGCCGAGGTGCCCCTCGGGGACCGGGCCGTGACGTTCGACTACGGCGTTCCGGCCGGAGGCCGGAACTACCACCTCGTCGGGATCGACCCGCCCTTCACGCCGGGCAGTCTGGACGCGGTCGTCAGCGTCGACTTCTGGCGTTACCTGCACTGGCAGGAACTCTGTTCGTTCGTGGGCTCGTCGGTCCGTCTGGGCGCGGAGGTCTACCTGGTCGGCACGGACACGCACCTCTCGGCCGGCCCGCCGCCCGGTCCGGAGCAGGTGCGGTACCTGACCCGGGCGTTTCGACACAGCTTCGAGGTCAGCGTGCTGGAGGCCGATCAGCCCGACGGGTGCTGGGCGCTGCACCTGCGTGCCGGTGCCGGTGCCGGGGCGCGGCGACGCCGACGGTTCTGAGTGGACGGCCTCCGGGCGGGGGACCGCATGTCGGCTAGCTGCCTAGGATGCTCTACGGGGTGTGCGCCGCGCGTCGTGCCGGCAGCACACCTGGCACCACCGGCCCGGTCGATGGCCCGTACGTCAACGGTGGGAGTCGGCGCCGTTCCGTGCCCTCGTCCGGGCGATCGGGCTGGCCTCGGCCGGTGCCGGCAGAACCCGCAGCACCACCAGGGCGACGTCGTCGTCGCCGCTGGCCGGGAAGCGGTCGAGCAGGTGGTCGCACACCTGCTCGGCGGTCATCCCGTGCCGGTCGGTCAGGGCGCCGACCAGATGGGCGAGGCCCTCGTCCAGGAGGCTGCCGCGCCGCTCGATCAGGCCGTCGGTGTAGAGGACGACGGTGCTGCCCGGGGCAAGGGTGACGCGGTGGTCACGACGCACGACGCCGCCGCTGTCCATGCCGAGCAGGATCTCCGGCGGCGCCTGAAGCAGGCCGGCGGTTCCGTCGGGGGCGACCAGCACGGGTGGCAGGTGGCCGGCGTTGGCCCAGACCAGGAGGTGCCGGCCGGGTTGGTTCTGCGGCTCGTCCTGCGTGACGCGGGCCAGGATCGCCGTGGCGAAGGCGTCGACCCGCAGGCCGCTCATCGCGGTGTCGAGATCGGCCAGTACGGCTGCCGGGGACTCCCGAGTGCCGTACGCCACCCCGCGCAGCAGGTTCCGAATCTGTGCCATGGTCGCGGCGGCCTGCCGGTCGTGGCCGGCGACGTCGCCGATGACCAGGGCGAGAGATCCGTCGGGTTGCAGGAAGGAGTCGTACCAGTCGCCGCCGAGGCGGGCGCGCTCGGTCGCCGGCCGGTACCGCACGGCCACCTCCAGGCCCTCGCGTTGGGCGGGCGGGGTCAGCAGGCTGCGTTGCAGCTTCTCGGACAGCTCCCGCTCCAGGCTCGCCACCCGGCGTTCGGCCTGGCGGGTCTGTGCCCGGTGGAGCGCCTGCGTCACCGCCGCGCCGACCAGCCGTACGAACCGCACGTAACTCTCGTCGACCGGCAGGTGCTGACTCAACTGCGCCACGAGTACCGCGTCGTCGGCGGT encodes:
- a CDS encoding short-chain fatty acyl-CoA regulator family protein produces the protein MRAITKTFGGARLRRMRQDRALSQADLARLLNISPSYLNQIEHDSRPLTVPVLMRITEVFGVDPTVFAPHDTPRLVAGLREALGGRVGIADLTELANRLPEAAEAVLELHRRHQQLDEQLAELVGDRDLVGRSPHDQVTEFFYRRQNYVPDLDEAAEQLATRIGLRRGEVRAVLRDRLAQRHGIRISREEAGQLGGELHRYRPQTQTLHLSTSLRGGQEAMRMAAQIALLEYADVIDEIVEEERFDDTQTQILTRVGLANYFAAALILPYGQFLAAAERRRYDIDLLTEHFAMGWETVCHRLSTLQRPRARGVPFSFVRVDRAGNMSKRQSATGFPFSRTGGTCPLWNVYEAFSSPGRVVTQVAAMPDGQRYLWIARTITRHHGGYGQPGKAYAIGLGCEIRHAGRLVYSAGMDLHAAEAATPIGPGCKTCERMSCPQRAAPPISRRLDLDENRSTFIPYPLRD
- a CDS encoding helix-turn-helix domain-containing protein, whose translation is MGSPGGGPPPDADAEATPRHPAAPGRPDPPAAEPNRFGLLLRRHRTDTGLTIEELAAASRISVRAISDMERGRSRVPQRRTVEALVRALDLPDGAATALRETARAGRRVTRTAPALAPPRTVADFTGRHDELRWLGDLVARSAEPPDRPGTPVVAVVSGPPGLGKTALMVQAAARYAESFPDGVLFVDLRGLDADPPRPDDLLLRLLTALGVEETGVPGDEHARSARYRALLRDRRILLLLDNAADEAQVRPLLPGAGGTMTIVTSRRALAGLEAVERRTLPTLTGGEAVALLHRIIGADRAAAEPDAMLLGLVRACGHLPLALRIAGNRLLSRPDWSVAYLLRRLADQDDRLDLLVAGDLQIAAPFMLSYRQLSVAAARTFRRLSLIPGPDAGLDLAAQAAGLGVRATETALEELAELGLLQPATDGRYRFHDLMRLFARARLAAEESAQARRESEDRVVTWLLDTAVAAGRWFEPGHTGGTGHGPASAEEAGRWIEQESRNWLGALRTAFGAGRHAEVMAVADAMHWFSDRWTHWRNWLEVYQMSAASAEALGDPRGQAVHLNYVSWAYSTCALRPDLAEAPAREALRLATTVADLDQQGWAWTYLGTAARRRGDATEAQAAAGRALPFLDAAGDRDGYAQALSLLAGSLAQAGRHREAIAHYRRLEALLTDPGRAPSPQVGDLTAGHLHLNVGLSLLALRRWAAAATSLRVALPLLQRAGVRQSEARCRYGLGGALARLGRVDEARGELRRAVRIARQVGPADLVDQALGRLAELGSPPGRRVS
- a CDS encoding M23 family metallopeptidase, translating into MRSIVARVLAVAGLALAVVAVPVVPAVGPAVLGTAAQAAGPRPDFQLPFPCGESWRLATYYGHDDYDIDMTWNGGASSGRPILASYSGTVAFAGWGNGGGWYVVLDHGAGWRTSYLHMIEAPPVRAGQWVATGQQIGRVGSTGNSTGPHLHYEQTRDGVKTEAWFNGVPSGITSDGSPHTGPLYVSGPVSAPRSVVSNNCGAAARQVWEAASNAGWRALPVSGAAGPVVGSATAAIELNGVKIVYTVQDGRVYEAASNTGWRNLWTGISGVSNSALAAIAVDGVKYVYTVVGGWVHEASSANGWRNLNSGISGVSGSALAAIAVNGVKYVYTVVGGVVHEAHSANGWRNLNSGISGVSGSALAAIAVNGVKYVYTVVGGVVHEAHSANGWRNLNSGISGVSGSALAAISVNGVKHVYTVIGGAVHEAASDNGWRNLNSGVRGSTVSALTLNGVKILYAA
- the aceA gene encoding isocitrate lyase, whose amino-acid sequence is MQTAVEQLRHVWENDQRWQGVRRSYRAEDVVRLRGAIQEEHTLARHGAERLWRLLHSEDYVHALGALTGNQAVQMVRAGLKAIYLSGWQVAADANLAGHTYPDQSLYPANSVPAVVRRINNALLRAAQITTAEGDTAGTDWLAPIVADAEAGFGGPLNAYELMTAMIAAGAAGVHWEDQLAAEKKCGHLGGKVLVPTGQHIRTLEAARLAADVAGVPTVVIARTDAQAATLLTTDVDERDRPFVTGDRTAEGFYRVRNGIEPCVARGLAYAPHADLLWMETSTPDLEVARRFAEAIKDQYPDQLLAYNCSPSFNWRKHLDDATIAKFQRELGHMGYKFQFITLAGFHALNYSMFDLARGYAADGMPAYVGLQEREFAAEAAGYTAVKHQREVGTGYFDLISTVLNPAAETTALRGSTEEEQFA
- a CDS encoding glycosyltransferase family 2 protein, which translates into the protein MVTPTSQTGGHAPSLSVVIPTFKDAQSLELTLRSLSRQSLPADRFEVIVVRDGGAEGAEDYTAVADHGKSLDLQMVALPARGGRSVARNEGIRRATADTILFLDSDSYATPTLLERHVAFHAASGTPHVLIGRRNELGRRHLDAVLAGGPVTPDSDVRADDGGDTRFPNGLPTGDHWLGAMWMFAHGHNISAPREVVTAVGGFDEDFGTRWGWEDTELFYRIDRHLGPEKRAFRYDPDALVYHLPHYRNMLQNLQDYTGNRKMVLAKYPTIDWEFVGIVDTIYSAEILARYREAIADCVDRQACRVAPAWRWLRDRLPGPRVLWVGTGSAEVPLGDRAVTFDYGVPAGGRNYHLVGIDPPFTPGSLDAVVSVDFWRYLHWQELCSFVGSSVRLGAEVYLVGTDTHLSAGPPPGPEQVRYLTRAFRHSFEVSVLEADQPDGCWALHLRAGAGAGARRRRRF
- the aceB gene encoding malate synthase A, which codes for MRYEIIGPLADRFDEVLTAEALEFLVALDSEFAARRVALLDTRRARRARYATGQLPDFLPETAHVRADPTWRVAPPAPGLVDRRVEITGPTDRKMTVNALNSGARVWLADFEDATAPTWDNVIGGQLSLIDALDRRIDFTDARGKRYALGEDLATIVVRPRGWHLVEKGIAVDGRPVSASLVDFGLYLFHCARRQLDAGAGPYFYLPKLETHREARLWNDIFVFAQHYLGLPVGTIRATTLIETITAAFEMEEILYELREHSAGLNAGRWDYIFSVIKNFGQWPDFVLPDRSEVTMTVPFMRAYTELLVRTCHKRGAHAIGGMAAFIPSRDPAVNETALTRVRADKQREADAGFDGSWVAHPGLVGVCREVFDGALGDHPHQLDRLREDVQVTTADLLAVDKTPGQVTAAGLRSNVAVALRYVDAWLGGTGAVALWNLMEDAATAEIARCQVWQWTHHGTPLADGGCVTGDLVRSILTEELAALVEGRDDAGRARAEAAARIIEDTALGEDLPAFFTTDAYARHLGPSHRTGA
- a CDS encoding PP2C family protein-serine/threonine phosphatase; the protein is MDELFDAAGSLRSAYARVDWAATSLGPVPGWSRTLRAAVDITLHTRFPVTLFWGQEFVMLYNEAYVDLIGKKHPAALGAPAAQVFPEIWDEIGPMLASVRTTQRATWTRNMRLLMDRHGYPEECFFTFSYSAVLGAGGQVEGVVDIASETTEQVLSQRRLILLAELTDALGELDEPDQILDRTVTVLRRDPHDLPDVDVLLPRAAGRSSPVVPSALFDAGDVVVDDSAGIAVVWVRLPDASGTADDAVLVAQLSQHLPVDESYVRFVRLVGAAVTQALHRAQTRQAERRVASLERELSEKLQRSLLTPPAQREGLEVAVRYRPATERARLGGDWYDSFLQPDGSLALVIGDVAGHDRQAAATMAQIRNLLRGVAYGTRESPAAVLADLDTAMSGLRVDAFATAILARVTQDEPQNQPGRHLLVWANAGHLPPVLVAPDGTAGLLQAPPEILLGMDSGGVVRRDHRVTLAPGSTVVLYTDGLIERRGSLLDEGLAHLVGALTDRHGMTAEQVCDHLLDRFPASGDDDVALVVLRVLPAPAEASPIARTRARNGADSHR